From the genome of Canis lupus baileyi chromosome 32, mCanLup2.hap1, whole genome shotgun sequence, one region includes:
- the LOC140622705 gene encoding LOW QUALITY PROTEIN: olfactory receptor 4F15-like (The sequence of the model RefSeq protein was modified relative to this genomic sequence to represent the inferred CDS: deleted 2 bases in 1 codon; substituted 1 base at 1 genomic stop codon) — protein sequence MDGMNQLIVSEFVFLGLTNSWEIQLLLFVFSFLFYLASMMGNLVIVLTVTLDAHLHSPMYFLLANLSVIDMLFCSITAPKMICDIFKKHKAISFCGCIMQIFFSHAFADTEMVLLIATAFDRYVAICKPLHYLTIMSPKMCLYLLVTSWVIGLIHSLLFFFFLVSTHWFNXFCGVPFCGPNVLDSFYCDLLWLLRLACTDTQELEFMVTINIGLISVGSFILLVISYVLILFTVWKHSSGGSSKAVSTLSTHITVVVLFFGPLMFFYTWPSPTSHMDEYLAIFDAVITPFLNPVIYTFRNKEMRVAMRRLCGRLVCYRKIS from the exons ATGGATGGAATGAACCAGTTGATAGTATCAGAGTTTGTGTTCCTGGGACTCACTAATTCATGGGAGATCCAgcttctcctttttgttttctcctttttgttctaCTTGGCAAGCATGATGGGAAACCTTGTCATTGTGCTCACTGTAACCTTGGATGCTCATCTGCATTCACCTATGTATTTCCTCCTGGCTAATCTCTCAGTCATTGATATGTTGTTTTGCTCAATCACAGCCCCTAAAATGatctgtgatatttttaaaaaacacaaagccaTCTCTTTTTGTGGATGTATTATGCAGATCTTCTTTAGCCATGCTTTTGCGGACACTGAGATGGTGCTGCTCATTGCCACGGCCTTTGACAGATATGTGGCCATTTGTAAGCCTCTGCACTACTTGACCATCATGAGTCCAAAGATGTGTCTATACCTTTTAGTTACTTCTTGGGTCATTGGCCTCATCCactcattgttattttttttttttttggtc tccACTCATTGGTTTAATTAGTTTTGTGGTGTGCCTTTTTGTGGCCCTAATGTATTGGATAGTTTTTATTGTGACCTTCTCTGGCTCCTCAGACTTGCCTGTACAGACACCCAAGAATTAGAGTTCATGGTCACTATCAATATTGGGCTCATTTCTGTGGGCTCCTTTATCCTCTTGGTCATTTCATATGTCTTAATTCTGTTTACTGTTTGGAAACATTCCTCTGGTGGCTCATCTAAGGCTGTGTCCACTCTGTCTACTCACATCACTGTGGTGGTTTTGTTCTTTGGGCCGCTGATGTTTTTCTACACATGGCCTTCTCCCACATCACACATGG atgaatatcTTGCTATTTTTGATGCAGTTATCACTCCTTTTCTGAATCCAGTCATCTACACGTTCAGGAACAAAGAGATGAGAGTGGCAATGAGGAGACTGTGTGGTCGTCTCGTGTGTTACAGGAAGATTTCGTGA